In Candidatus Zixiibacteriota bacterium, the following are encoded in one genomic region:
- a CDS encoding c-type cytochrome, whose protein sequence is MSKVKGNINLLFYIIALVAAIYVVYFAFSEGFRRGKFEGKYYPPTEQLRPEEDVKQVNLRKLLEPTDSLVAEGRRLYKLNCASCHGEDGSGQGPKSAGLNPPPRNFLKEKFKHGASIVEIYNTITNGVQGTSMPAFDLLPGEERMAMAQYVATMVPELPENPPELVAQLPGGDGEEVATEAVPDTTTDTTQAPRIEPIPVDVAMEMIFSRKALPRVNQAEIETDRLYLRNCSSCHGNKGQGTLSAEQVVPSSVLYLHKGRFYGRESEVLKSRREFRRFLVESTPGMPEHRFGFLSGGEVDELYDYVRTLSEISR, encoded by the coding sequence ATGTCTAAGGTCAAGGGAAATATAAATTTACTGTTCTATATAATCGCTCTGGTGGCGGCCATCTACGTGGTCTATTTCGCTTTTTCAGAAGGATTTCGGAGGGGGAAGTTCGAAGGTAAGTACTATCCGCCCACAGAACAACTGCGACCTGAAGAGGATGTCAAACAGGTCAACTTGAGAAAGCTTCTGGAACCGACCGACAGCCTGGTGGCCGAGGGACGTCGGTTGTACAAACTCAATTGTGCCTCCTGTCATGGCGAAGACGGAAGTGGTCAGGGGCCGAAGTCGGCCGGGCTCAACCCTCCACCGCGAAACTTCCTGAAAGAAAAATTTAAGCATGGTGCTTCAATTGTGGAGATATATAACACGATAACCAATGGGGTTCAGGGCACCTCGATGCCGGCCTTCGACCTGCTTCCCGGTGAGGAGAGGATGGCTATGGCACAGTATGTCGCTACTATGGTGCCGGAGCTACCTGAAAACCCACCTGAGCTTGTGGCACAACTGCCCGGCGGAGATGGGGAAGAGGTTGCCACGGAAGCTGTACCGGACACCACAACTGACACGACACAGGCACCCCGGATCGAACCTATACCTGTCGATGTGGCCATGGAAATGATCTTTAGCAGGAAGGCACTGCCGAGAGTGAATCAGGCTGAAATTGAAACCGATCGGTTGTATCTCCGGAATTGCTCATCCTGCCATGGAAACAAAGGTCAGGGCACTCTATCCGCGGAACAAGTCGTGCCTTCATCTGTTCTTTATCTACATAAAGGTAGATTTTATGGGAGAGAGTCGGAAGTCCTGAAAAGCAGGCGTGAGTTCAGGCGTTTTTTGGTCGAAAGCACTCCCGGAATGCCCGAACATCGCTTCGGATTTCTATCCGGCGGGGAGGTTGACGAGCTTTACGACTACGTGAGGACTCTCTCGGAGATTTCAAGGTAA